The Podospora pseudocomata strain CBS 415.72m chromosome 1 map unlocalized CBS415.72m_1, whole genome shotgun sequence genome has a segment encoding these proteins:
- a CDS encoding uncharacterized protein (EggNog:ENOG503NX8C; COG:S), with protein sequence MASFLSYIPLVNRLVREAPTTIDLPPVQVHNVEADPDKRPRTLKHLLKANHVNHSILYHNLEFDNHMAHILCSSYLLGAESQHLYHIFEVEAKTLEPWKDSPAEMGEEDWRDFLGDKRYQRAFVDFFEDALAMKHAYKWKGVVEEYMFSGDEPLVNGLVGGLGHPLIHLGYAYEFDSREIATEALGLASTQYNYLHRYLDDPTYTVKPTTSSTPLKLLNKLSNDTRFDNLFKTPAFSNIEALFHSKESEALVLEYWNAWDITSSACSPAEQFQLSQEAAVQLLVATVAPGTHSYNFFLVHVLTTSHAVRVLLPFIPAKFHVSIVRQWWLLALAAYIAVLRPKIDVDYVPGEGELKGKGWKYVEHKALTGEWATDAHYVKAIRAMREAARTWGDVHERYLAAAVRFSDDFEGWF encoded by the exons ATGGCATCCTTCCTCTCATACATCCCGCTAGTCAACCGACTGGTGAGAGAGGCGCCCACTACCATCGATCTTCCTCCCGTCCAGGTTCACAATGTGGAAGCAGACCCGGACAAGAGGCCACGCACGTTGAAGCATCTTCTGAAGGCCAACCATGTCAATCACTCCATTCTGTACCACAATCTCGAATTCGACAACCACATGGCGCACATTCTGTGCTCATCATATCTGCTCGGCGCCGAATCACAACACTTGTATCACATATTCGAAGTGGAAGCCAAAACCCTCGAGCCGTGGAAAGATTCCCCTGCAGAGATGGGCGAGGAAGACTGGCGTGATTTCCTCGGAGACAAAAGATACCAAAGAGCTTTTGTAGACTTTTTCGAGGATGCCTTGGCGATGAAGCACGCGTATAAGTGGAAGGGTGTAGTGGAGGAGTACATGTTCTCCGGAGATGAGCCCCTCGTCAATGGTCTTGTTGGCGGTC TCGGtcaccccctcatccaccttgGCTACGCCTACGAGTTCGACAGTCGCGAGATCGCCACAGAGGCCCTCGGTCTTGCCTCTACACAATACAACTATCTTCACAGATACCTCGACGACCCAACCTACACCGTCAAAccaaccacctcatccactCCCTTGAAGCTCCTGAACAAGCTCTCCAACGACACCCGCTTCGACAATCTCTTCAAAACccccgccttctccaacatcgAAGCCCTCTTCCACAGCAAAGAATCCGAAGCCTTGGTACTGGAGTACTGGAATGCCTGGGACATCACCTCCTCTGCCTGCTCCCCAGCAGAACAATTCCAGCTCTCACAAGAAGCCGCTGTCCAACTTTTAGTAGCAACCGTTGCCCCGGGAACACACTCTTACAACTTCTTTCTGGTGCACGTTCTAACCACCAGCCACGCCGTGAGAGTTCTCTTGCCGTTCATCCCGGCGAAATTCCATGTCAGCATTGTGAGAcagtggtggttgttggccttggcggcGTATATTGCTGTCTTGAGGCCGAAGATTGACGTGGATTATGtgcctggggagggggagctgaaggggaaggggtggaagtaTGTTGAGCATAAGGCTTTGACGGGGGAGTGGGCTACTGATGCGCATTATGTCAAGG CCATCCGGGCGATGAGGGAAGCGGCGAGGACTTGGGGGGATGTTCATGAGAGGTatttggctgctgctgtgaggtTTAGTGATgattttgaggggtggttttga
- the RPE1 gene encoding RIBULOSE-phosphate 3-epimerase (BUSCO:EOG092644Z6; EggNog:ENOG503NX48; COG:G) — MAPKAIIAPSILSADFADLGAACSRTIKQGADWLHVDIMDGHFVPNLTFGPPVVVKIRSHVEKPAESFGKGTFDCHMMIAEPKKWVKEFKNAGCDLYCFHYEAAINSSAAESPEGKSDEKTSPRELIRYIHDQGMLAGIAIKPATPANVLFDLIESEDPKEKPDMVLVMTVEPGFGGQQFMASELPKVEELRKRYPDLNIEVDGGLGPGTIDQAADAGANVIVAGSAVFGAKDPSEVIFLLREAVEKRSGKL, encoded by the exons ATGGCCCCCAAAGCTATCATTGCCCCTTCCATTCTCTCGGCAGACTTTGCCGATCTCGGCGCGGCATGCTCGAGGACTATCAAACAAGGTGCCGACTGGCTCCATGTTGATATCAT GGACGGCCACTTCgtccccaacctcaccttcgGCCCCCCAGTTGTCGTCAAGATCCGCTCCCATGTTGAGAAGCCCGCCGAGTCCTTTGGCAAGGGCACCTTTGACTGCCACATGATGATCGCTGAACCCAAGAAGTGGGTCAAGGAGTTCAAGAACGCCGGGTGCGATCTATACTGCTTCCACTACGAGGCCGCCATCAACTCGTCTGCTGCTGAGAGTCCCGAGGGCAAGTCGGACGAGAAGACGAGCCCGAGGGAGCTGATCCGGTACATTCATGACCAGGGCATGCTGGCCGGTATTGCTATCAAGCCGGCTACTCCCGCTAATGTGCTGTTTGATTTGATTGAGAGCGAAGATCCTAAGGAGAAGCCTGAT ATGGTTTTGGTTATGACTGTCGAgcctgggtttggtggtcaACAGTTCATGGCTTCTGAGCTGcccaaggtggaggagttgcgGAAGCGGTACCCGGACTTGAACattgaggttgatggtgggcTGGGACCTGGCACGATCGACCAGGCTGCGGACGCGGGTGCCAATGTTATTGTTGCTGGCAGTGCGGTGTTCGGTGCGAAGGATCCCTCCGAGGTGATTTTTCTGCTCAGGGAGGCCGTCGAGAAGAGGAGTGGCAAGTTATAG
- a CDS encoding uncharacterized protein (EggNog:ENOG503NWXZ; COG:E) produces MPPFTPEDIDSVRASFPALSGDYVFFNTAAGSQVLGSVADRVRDYLITPNLVNDGYKAAADFINASPDEIVFGSSATQLLHNLSHALSFSPEDEILLCPLDHESNIAPWLALAARQNLKIRWWHPQLPPEDQPGCVNPKLDLTNPPISPKTRLICLTHTTNILGTIHDIKSLSAQIRLLNPQTLLCVDGVAHAPHRQIDVKDLGVDFYVFSWYKLFGPRISQLYAGPCARAQLQSMGHFFNPAESLDDKIGLAGGWCQELIYGIPAVVEYLTPRWEGVVDQEERLQSVLLGLLAGLDGKITIYGEWCGDAKVRVPTVSFRVRGWKSKDFVEDIERETNGRVKLSWGTYYSVRLAKEVLGLGDDGVVRVSLAHYNTVEEIRLFYTVLLKVLGFEGSGNGARKSDWKI; encoded by the exons ATGCCGCCATTTACACCTGAAGATATTGACAGCGTGAGGGCAAGCTTCCCCGCATTGTCAGGAGATTATGTATTCTTTAATACTGCAGCTGGAAGCCAGGTATTGGGATCAGTAGCTGATCG TGTGCGGGACTACCTCATAACTCCAAACCTCGTCAACGACGGTTATAAAGCCGCAGCAGACTTTATCAACGCCTCCCCAGATGAAATAG TCTTCGGCTCCTCCGCAACCCAACTCCTTCACAACCTCTCTcacgccctctccttctcaccCGAAGATGAgatcctcctctgccccctCGACCACGAGTCCAACATCGCCCCTTGGCTCGCCTTAGCAGCACGTCAAAATCTCAAAATCCGCTGGTGgcacccccaactcccacctGAAGATCAACCGGGTTGCGTCAACCCCAAACTCGACCTCACCAAccctcccatctcccccaaaacccgcCTCATTTGTTTAACCCACACAACCAACATCCTCGGCACCATCCACGACATCaaatccctctccgcccAAATCCGCCTCCTAAACCCCCAGACCCTTCTGTGCGTTGACGGCGTAGCCCACGCACCCCACCGCCAAATCGACGTCAAAGATCTCGGGGTCGACTTTTACGTCTTCAGCTGGTACAAGCTTTTCGGACCTCGAATCTCACAGCTGTACGCCGGTCCCTGCGCTAGGGCACAGCTCCAGTCCATGGGGCATTTCTTCAACCCTGCTGAGAGTTTGGATGACAAGATTGGGCtggcgggggggtggtgtcaGGAGTTGATTTATGGGATTCCGGCTGTGGTGGAGTATCTGACGccgagatgggagggggttgtagaccaggaggagaggttgcaGTCGGTTTTGCTGGGTTtgttggcggggttggatggAAAGATAACGATTTACGGGgagtggtgtggtgatgcTAAGGTGAGGGTGCCAACGGTGAGTTttagggtgagggggtggaagtcGAAGGATTTTGTGGAGGATATTGAGCGGGAGACAAATGGGAGGGTTAAGTTGAGCTGGGGGACTTATTACTCTGTGAGGCTGGCTAAGGAGGtgcttgggttgggggatgacGGGGTTGTGAGGGTGAGTTTGGCGCATTATAACACTG TGGAGGAGATACGGTTGTTCTATACCGTTCTTCTAAAGGTGCTGGGATTTGAGGGAAGCGGTAATGGTGCGAGGAAAAGTGATTGGAAGATCTAG
- the NUA3 gene encoding putative component of NuA3 histone acetyltransferase complex (BUSCO:EOG09260ZG2; COG:B; EggNog:ENOG503NVPI), which yields MKMKRKADSPADGGKAIKKRTKNTLSDEDAKARFRKGLFDKKVLEKYTSEYATSTPYKHSVIHELADDSLLRKVREEIKANVHFTPKETDIYKIHQSGDLANLDGLEDKALAKLPSLLALRDALYSQTFREYVSHITGCGPLSGRKTDMAINVYTPGCYLLCHDDVIGSRKVSYILYLTDPDTPWQPEWGGALRLFPVVDREGKDGEVAKTPLPDFVKSIPPAWNQLSFFAVQPGESFHDVEEVYHAASPEELEKNAGRIRMAISGWFHIPQVGEDGWVEGAEREAAHKSGLMQLQGNPDQHDQPQAKPIRVEKSKLEEDDFPLDESDLEFLLKYIAPTYLTPDTIERVAEHFEEEFSITLPDILHPRFAENLRKHVEDQEKKPLPESSDEIEKGAWKVARPPHKHRYLYLQPGEEKTEESPLKELLEVLLPSRQFRLWLQMATRSTVESVDLLARRFRHGQDYTLATGHEGKPRLEVNIGLTPTTGWGDVEDDEDEEEEEEEEEEESSEEEQPKKKGKNGVANGKGKEKANGKSANGSDAKSKGKDKGKAVEKEPEPEEELEVGGHEVYMAGDDDSNEDAAIYKTSDEDDNILFFQAASWNKMSIVLRDSGTLRFVKYVSQSAKGDRWDVSAMFEIEEQDEEPSSEEEGNGEASGVGVVDDSEEEFKGFSPSEDSDSD from the exons atgaagatgaagagaaaGGCCGATTCTCCAGCTGATGGCGGGAAagccatcaagaagcggACCAAGAACA CTCTCAGCGATGAGGATGCCAAAGCCCGCTTTCGCAAGGGGCTGTTTGACAAGAAGGTCCTCGAAAAGTACACCTCAGAGTATGCGACATCGACACCGTATAAACACAGCGTAATCCACGAGCTCGCCGACGATTCCCTCCTGCGCAAGGTTCGCGAAGAAATCAAGGCCAACGTTCACTTCACCCCCAAAGAGACCGACATCTACAAGATCCACCAAAGTGGTGACCTTGCCAACCTCGACGGACTCGAGGACAAGGCATTGGCCaagctcccctcccttctcgcCCTCCGCGATGCGCTCTACTCCCAGACCTTCCGCGAATATGTTTCGCACATCACCGGCTGCGGCCCCCTGAGTGGGCGCAAGACCGATATGGCCATCAATGTCTACACACCCGGCTGCTACCTCCTGTGCCACGACGATGTTATCGGTTCTCGAAAAGTCAGCTACATTCTGTATCTTACCGACCCAGACACACCATGGCAGCCCGAGTGGGGCGGAGCTCTTCGCCTCTTCCCCGTCGTCGACCGAGAGGGCAAGGACGGCGAGGTTGCCAAGACACCCCTGCCAGACTTTGTCAAGTCTATCCCACCAGCCTGGAACCAGCTCTCTTTCTTTGCCGTGCAGCCCGGCGAGTCCTTCcacgatgtcgaggaggtctACCATGCTGCCAGCCcggaggagctcgagaagaaTGCTGGGCGCATCCGCATGGCCATCAGCGGGTGGTTCCACATTCCCCAGGTTGGAGAGGACgggtgggtggagggtgcCGAGAGAGAAGCGGCTCACAAGAGCGGACTGATGCAACTGCAGGGTAACCCAGACCAGCACGACCAGCCGCAGGCGAAACCCATAAGGGTTGAGAAGAGCAAactcgaggaggatgacttCCCTCTGGATGAGTCTGATCTGGAGTTCCTTTTGAAGTACATCGCGCCGACCTACCTCACACCAGACACCATCGAGCGCGTCGCCGAACActttgaggaggagttcAGCATCACCTTGCCAGACATTCTGCATCCCAGATTCGCCGAGAATCTTCGCAAACATGTGGAGgaccaggagaagaagccacTACCGGAAAGCAGTGATGAGATCGAGAAGGGCGCCTGGAAGGTTGCGCGCCCACCTCACAAGCACAGATATCTCTACCTCCAGCctggagaggagaagaccGAGGAGTCGCCCCTCAAGGAGCTGCTCGAGGTTCTTTTGCCATCCAGACAATTCCGCCTGTGGCTGCAGATGGCCACGCGCTCTACGGTTGAAAGCGTCGATTTACTGGCCAGGCGCTTCCGCCATGGTCAAGACTACACACTCGCGACCGGCCATGAGGGCAAGCCTAGACTCGAAGTCAATATTGGCCTGACGCCCACCACTGGCTGGGGCGATGttgaggacgacgaggatgaggaagaagaagaagaggaggaggaggaggagtcctCTGAAGAGGAGcagcccaagaagaaagGCAAGAACGGCGTGGCGAACGGCAAAggaaaggagaaggccaacgGCAAGTCTGCTAACGGCAGCGATGCCAAgagcaagggcaaggacaagggcaaggctGTTGAAAAGGAGCCCGAGCCTGAGGAAGAGCTCGAAGTTGGTGGCCACGAGGTTTACATGGCTGGCGATGACGACAGCAACGAGGATGCTGCCATCTACAAGACCAGCGATGAGGACGACaacattctcttcttccaggcTGCCTCCTGGAACAAGATGAGCATTGTGCTGCGCGATAGCGGGACTCTCCGCTTCGTAAAGTACGTCTCCCAGAGCGCCAAGGGCGACCGATGGGATGTTAGTGCGATGTTTGAGATTGAGGAACAAGACGAAGAGCCCTcctcggaagaggaagggaaTGGCGAGGCTtcgggtgttggtgttgtggaTGATTCCGAGGAGGAATTCAAGGGGTTCTCTCCCAGTGAGGACAGTGATTCCGACTAA
- a CDS encoding uncharacterized protein (EggNog:ENOG503P3Y8), producing the protein MPIRNPFARRPGVIVTAHDENSRPGSAAGSVKESVLSPGFERVDTVGSKASSAFSIRSSRRSQDTGEYKMSVVDDSGIYLPPSPTEKEATWPRRYLSRTSSDRSSRDGSGDIEHFPISRESFDSYRRSFDISARSYITDPAPRQSLDSSARFPRMMHTRSSLLSREPPTPEEGFEDVGLGGESKTTTQHQHQQQAEQTQTSALPKKKGLFARFGSEHTHETTDAAHTANSNATSSWSFLPGASRKRAQSGQGAELGAMPFPVDRSGANGGAVEVDA; encoded by the exons ATGCCAATCCGCAACCCCTTTGCGCGCCGTCCCGGTGTCATCGTCACCGCTCATGATGAAAACTCACGGCCGGGGTCGGCGGCCGGGAGTGTGAAGGAAAGTGTGCTGTCGCCGGGTTTTGAAAGGGTAGATACTGTTGGGTCAAAGGCATCGTCGGCGTTCAGCAttcgcagcagcaggaggagccaGGATACAGGGGAATACAAGATGAGCG TGGTCGATGATAGTGGAATTTACCTTCCT CCATCTCCCACTGAAAAGGAAGCTACCTGGCCACGCCGGTACCTCTCCCGAACCTCCAGCGACAGAAGCAGCCGGGATGGCTCGGGTGACATTGAGCACTTCCCTATCTCGAGGGAATCATTCGATTCTTACCGCCGCTCCTTT GACATCTCCGCCAGAAGCTACATCACCGACCCTGCGCCACGCCAATCCCTCGATTCCTCCGCCCGCTTCCCCCGCATGATGCACACGCGCTCATCGCTCCTGAGCCGGGAACCACCTACCCCGGAAGAGGGTTTTGAGGATGTTGGGCTAGGTGGTGAATCCAAGACCACAacgcagcaccagcaccagcaacaagccGAACAGACACAGACTTCAGCGTTGccgaagaaaaaggggcTCTTTGCGAGATTTGGATCTGAGCACACCCATGAGACGACCGATGCAGCGCATACTGCGAATAGCAACGCGACGTCATCATGGAGTTTCCTGCCTGGGGCGTCGAGAAAGAGGGCGCAGAGCGGGCAGGGAGCGGAGTTGGGGGCCATGCCTTTCCCTGTTGATAGGTCGGGGGCGAATGGGGGTgcggttgaggttgatgctTAA
- a CDS encoding uncharacterized protein (COG:E; EggNog:ENOG503NXB3) has translation MASDELPVRPAGSAVKAVVEGPNSLAVAFGRELSMASRSVHADDYINNHQAVAPPMHVSTTFRYNRDPEQLRPWDNLNPNAPYDSHVYSRDSAPNTTRFEAILTSLLGAPSLSYASGLAAFHAMIVFLNPKRVAIGGGYHGCHGILHIMKKLNGLEQLELEDDADLAKLEKGDVIHVETPLNPTGEARDLAYYRKMADEKGCYLTVDATFAPPPLMEPFKYNVDIVMHSATKYFGGHSDMLAGVLAIRPDRAEKWLPELREERLHLGGVMGSLEGWLGVRSVRTLELRVKRQSESAQKLVDFLAEKKAAGDNSNIIAQSVFKIQHASQQPEAKDENSWLRKQMPNGFGPVFSLWLESEEKAKRLPSKLQLFHHATSLGGVESLIEWRAMTDPKVDRRLLRVSIGVEGWEDLRDDLVQGLERLKEEGF, from the exons ATGGCGTCTGATGAGCTTCCTGTTCGCCCCGCTGGGTCTGCGGTCAAGGCCGTCGTTGAGGGCCCCAACTCGCTCGCTGTCGCCTTTGGCAGGGAGCTGTCTATGGCTTCTCGCTCGGTCCATGCCGATGACTATATCAACAATCACCAGGCCGTGGCTCCCCCCATGCACGTTTCTACCACTTTCCGATATAACCGGGACCCCGAACAGTTGAGACCATGGGACAATCTCAAC CCCAATGCCCCTTATGACTCTCACGTGTACTCCCGAGACAGTgcaccaaacaccacccgcTTCGAGGCCATCCTCACCTCGCTCCTCGGAGCCCCGTCACTCAGTTATGCATCCGGTCTCGCCGCCTTCCACGCCATGATtgtcttcctcaaccccaaacGTGTGGCTATCGGCGGTGGTTATCACGGCTGCCATGGCATTCTCCACATCATGAAGAAGCTCAACGGCCTCGAGCAGCTTGAACTGGAGGACGATGCCGACCTTGCCAAACTCGAAAAGGGCGATGTTATTCACGTCGAGACACCCCTTAACCCCACGGGCGAGGCTCGCGACCTGGCTTACTACCGCAAGATGGCCGACGAAAAGGGGTGCTATCTCACCGTTGACGCCACCtttgcccccccccctctgaTGGAGCCCTTCAAGTACAACGTCGATATCGTCATGCACTCTGCCACCAAGTATTTCGGCGGCCACTCCGACATGCTTGCCGGTGTCCTCGCCATCCGCCCAGACAGAGCCGAGAAGTGGCTCCCAGAGCTCAGGGAGGAGCGCCTCCACCTTGGAGGTGTGATGGGCTCTCTTGAAGGCTGGCTTGGCGTCCGTAGTGTCCGCACTTTGGAACTGAGAGTCAAGCGCCAGAGCGAGAGCGCCCAGAAACTGGTTGACTTCcttgccgagaagaaggcggccggcgacaacagcaacatcattGCGCAGTCTGTCTTCAAGATTCAGCACGCTTCTCAGCAGCCGGAGGCAAAGGATGAGAACTCGTGGCTGAGGAAGCAGATGCCCAATGGGTTTGGGCCGGTGTTTAGCTTGTGGTTggagagcgaggagaaggcgaagaggTTGCCTAGCAAGCTGCAGTTGTTCCACCATGCCACGAGTCTGGGTGGAGTGGAGAGTTTGATTGAGTGGAGGGCGATGACGGATCCCAAGGTGGAtaggaggttgttgagagttAGCATCggtgtggaggggtgggaggattTGAGGGATGACTTGGTGCAGgggctggagaggttgaaggaggaggggttttag
- a CDS encoding uncharacterized protein (COG:G; CAZy:CE4; EggNog:ENOG503NYZH), translating to MLPLRRLLRLPTSFARRHARRRRMYLLFLLLLLVGVVILPLYVVYYPPSSLIRYFSHRWTDVLFRIWLPPDKKIVALTIDDAPSDHTRGILSALSASGAHATFFVIGSQVPGREGILREIVRQGHELGNHGMHDEPARGLSTEELEREMREVQGMIDRAYRDEGKEPPREGRERYYRPGSGFFSDRIRGVVNRLGYRLVLGSIYPHDAQIGWAGVNGRHILGMLDPGGVIICHDRRSWTRPMLDRVLPEMGRKGWEARTVTGLLGEVTG from the coding sequence atgctccctcttcgccgactcctccgtctccccaCCAGCTTTGCCCGCCGCCACGCCCGCCGACGACGAATGTACCTCCtctttttgctgctgctcctagTAGGGGTGGTGATTTTGCCGCTGTACGTGGTGTACTACCCGCCCTCGTCGCTAATCCGCTACTTCTCCCACCGCTGGACCGACGTCCTCTTCCGGATCTGGCTGCCCCCCGACAAGAAGATTGTGGCGCTTACTATTGACGACGCGCCGTCTGATCACACGAGGGGGATTCTCTCCGCGCTCTCTGCCAGCGGGGCGCACGCGACGTTTTTTGTGATTGGGTCGCAGGTTCCTGGGCGGGAGGGGATCCTGAGGGAGATTGTGAGGCAGGGGCATGAGCTGGGGAATCACGGGATGCATGATGAGCCTGCGAGGGGGTTGTCgacggaggagctggagagggagatgagggaggtgcAGGGGATGATTGATAGGGCTTATAGGGACGAGGGGAAAGAGCcgccgagggaggggagggagaggtatTATAGGCCGGGGAGCGGGTTTTTTAGCGATAGGattaggggggtggtgaaccGGTTGGGGTacaggttggtgttggggagtaTTTATCCTCATGATGCGCAGATTGGGTGGGCGGGGGTGAATGGGAGGCATATCTTGGGGATGTTGGATCCGGGAGGGGTGATTATTTGTCATGATaggaggagttggacgaGGCCGATGTTGGACAGGGTGTTGCctgagatggggaggaagggatgggAGGCTAGGACGGTGAcggggttgctgggggaggtgacgggGTGA